The Nitrospira sp. genome has a window encoding:
- the gyrA gene encoding DNA gyrase subunit A has product MPPDERLGHIAIEDEMKSSYLDYAMSVIVGRALPDVRDGLKPVHRRILFGMNEMGLASNRAYRKSAKIVGEIMGNYHPHGDSAIYDTLVRMAQNFNMRYPLVDGQGNYGSMDGDSAAAMRYTEARMTKLAEEMLADIDKETVDFAPNYDESRQEPLVLPTRVPNLLVNGAGGIAVGYATNIPTHNITEVIDGLLLLLENPEVTIAELMKKIPGPDFPTAGFIYGVSGIKEAYETGRGLLTLRAKVAVEIDERTDRERLIVTEIPYQVNKVSLIKKIAELVQEDRIRGISDLRDESSDREGVRVVIELKRGEIPLVVLNNLYKHTPLETTFGVIMLALVNNRPEVLNLKKILHHFLDHRREVVVRRTAFELRKAEERAHILEGLKIALDHLDAVITLIRGSRSPDEARAGLMQRFGLTEVQATAILDMRLQRLTQLERTKLVEEYQDVLKQIEYLKSVLASEALVRTIIKDELTEIREAYKDERRTQIVKEEAEISLEDLIAEEEVIVSISHAGYIKRNAVSLYRSQRRGGKGKIGMGIKEEDFVEDLFTASTHDSLLFFTDAGKVFWLKVHEIPEASRAAKGKALVNLLALSSNEKVTATLPVKEFRNDRYIVMGTKKGVIKKTELSAFSNPRQGGIIALGLESGDKLIGVQLTDGQREILLGTRQGMTIRFREEEVRPMGRTAYGVKGITLEEGNEVIGMETITPDSTTSILTVTEGGYGKRTPVGEYRVQGRGGKGIISVKTTERNGLAVGFLQVRDDDEIMLMAAQGKVLRCKVDDIREIGRNTQGVRILDLDGEGDRVVGVARLAEAVEREDVPSDDTPVA; this is encoded by the coding sequence ATGCCCCCTGATGAACGCTTAGGCCACATCGCGATTGAAGATGAGATGAAGTCCTCCTACCTCGATTACGCCATGAGCGTGATCGTGGGGCGGGCGCTGCCTGACGTTCGCGACGGACTCAAACCGGTTCATCGCCGCATCTTGTTCGGCATGAATGAAATGGGCCTCGCCTCCAATCGGGCCTACCGAAAGTCGGCCAAGATCGTGGGCGAAATCATGGGGAACTACCATCCCCACGGCGATTCGGCCATTTATGACACCCTGGTGCGGATGGCGCAGAATTTCAACATGCGCTATCCCCTTGTCGATGGCCAGGGCAATTATGGGTCGATGGACGGCGATTCAGCGGCGGCCATGCGCTACACCGAAGCGCGCATGACCAAACTGGCTGAAGAGATGCTGGCCGACATCGATAAGGAAACGGTCGACTTTGCCCCGAATTATGATGAGTCGAGGCAGGAACCGTTGGTCCTACCAACCAGGGTACCAAATCTTCTGGTCAACGGAGCCGGAGGTATCGCGGTCGGTTATGCGACCAATATCCCAACCCACAACATTACCGAAGTCATCGATGGATTGCTCCTCCTGCTGGAGAATCCTGAGGTGACGATCGCCGAGTTGATGAAGAAAATACCCGGTCCTGATTTTCCGACGGCGGGGTTCATTTACGGTGTGAGCGGCATCAAGGAAGCCTATGAAACCGGTCGAGGCCTCCTCACATTGCGGGCGAAAGTGGCGGTGGAGATCGATGAACGGACCGATCGGGAGCGCCTGATTGTCACGGAGATTCCCTACCAAGTCAACAAAGTGAGCTTGATCAAGAAGATTGCGGAATTGGTTCAAGAAGATCGGATCAGAGGCATCTCGGACTTACGAGACGAGTCCTCGGATCGCGAAGGAGTGCGAGTCGTCATCGAACTGAAACGAGGCGAAATCCCATTAGTGGTCTTGAACAACCTCTACAAGCATACCCCGCTTGAGACGACGTTCGGCGTCATCATGCTGGCGCTCGTCAACAACCGACCGGAGGTGCTGAACCTCAAGAAGATCCTCCATCATTTCCTCGATCATCGTCGAGAAGTCGTCGTGCGACGGACGGCGTTCGAGCTCAGAAAAGCGGAGGAACGAGCACATATTCTCGAAGGGCTCAAGATTGCGCTCGATCATCTCGACGCCGTCATCACGCTCATCCGAGGGTCCCGGTCGCCGGATGAAGCGCGGGCCGGGCTGATGCAGCGGTTTGGCCTTACCGAAGTCCAAGCCACGGCGATCCTCGACATGCGACTCCAGCGCCTGACGCAACTTGAACGGACGAAGCTCGTCGAAGAGTATCAGGACGTGCTGAAGCAGATCGAATACCTCAAATCCGTGCTCGCAAGTGAAGCACTGGTCCGAACCATCATCAAAGACGAGCTGACGGAAATTCGCGAGGCCTATAAGGACGAGCGCCGTACGCAGATCGTCAAAGAAGAGGCGGAGATCAGTCTGGAGGATCTCATCGCGGAAGAAGAAGTGATCGTGAGTATCTCACATGCGGGATACATCAAACGAAATGCCGTATCCCTCTACCGTTCTCAACGACGAGGGGGGAAGGGCAAGATCGGCATGGGCATCAAGGAGGAGGACTTCGTCGAGGATCTCTTCACCGCCTCCACCCATGATTCGCTTCTCTTTTTTACGGATGCGGGAAAAGTCTTCTGGTTGAAGGTCCATGAAATTCCTGAGGCCAGCCGGGCTGCGAAGGGCAAGGCGCTGGTCAACCTCTTGGCCTTATCGAGCAATGAAAAGGTGACGGCGACCTTACCGGTCAAAGAGTTTCGGAATGACCGGTATATCGTGATGGGCACCAAGAAAGGCGTCATCAAGAAGACGGAACTGTCCGCGTTCAGCAATCCGAGGCAGGGCGGGATTATCGCATTAGGGCTTGAGAGTGGCGACAAGCTGATCGGGGTTCAGCTGACGGATGGGCAGCGAGAAATCCTTCTCGGCACGCGACAGGGCATGACGATTCGGTTTAGAGAAGAAGAAGTACGGCCGATGGGTCGGACCGCCTATGGCGTAAAGGGGATCACCCTCGAAGAGGGGAACGAAGTCATCGGCATGGAAACCATCACGCCCGATTCTACGACGTCTATCTTGACCGTCACGGAAGGTGGCTACGGGAAACGGACACCGGTCGGTGAGTATCGTGTGCAGGGCCGTGGGGGGAAAGGCATTATCAGCGTGAAGACGACGGAGCGAAACGGCCTCGCCGTCGGATTTTTGCAAGTCCGAGACGATGATGAAATCATGCTGATGGCTGCACAGGGAAAAGTGCTTCGATGCAAGGTGGACGACATCCGCGAGATCGGCCGGAATACCCAAGGTGTTCGTATTCTCGATCTCGACGGCGAAGGAGACCGAGTGGTGGGCGTCGCCAGACTAGCGGAAGCGGTCGAACGAGAAGATGTGCCATCGGATGACACCCCCGTGGCCTAA
- a CDS encoding DUF721 domain-containing protein: protein MGSGPLDSFGNILAGISKRLGLEPRLIELRLQHRWRDLVGEPMASHTWPAQIRFKKLYLLVRNPVWLQQLTYLKPALLTKLQAESGQESITDIAFRVGEIPDTTTAAVDLLNVRLQSSHHAEPLPEVVSHTTTIQDPSLRERFREVISTYLAQVHPRPARDPSQAP from the coding sequence ATGGGCTCTGGTCCGCTCGACTCCTTCGGCAACATCCTCGCGGGAATTTCCAAACGTCTTGGTCTGGAACCGAGGTTGATTGAACTTCGTTTACAACATCGTTGGCGCGATCTTGTCGGCGAGCCCATGGCAAGCCATACCTGGCCGGCTCAGATTCGCTTTAAGAAACTGTATCTCCTCGTCAGAAATCCTGTCTGGCTGCAACAACTGACGTATCTCAAACCCGCGCTTTTGACGAAGTTACAAGCAGAGTCCGGACAAGAGTCCATAACCGATATTGCATTTCGCGTTGGAGAGATTCCCGATACCACCACGGCCGCAGTCGATCTTCTCAACGTCAGGCTCCAGTCTTCTCATCACGCTGAACCTTTGCCTGAAGTAGTTTCGCATACCACGACGATCCAAGACCCTTCGTTGCGCGAGCGATTCAGAGAGGTGATATCGACTTATCTGGCTCAGGTTCATCCTCGACCGGCAAGGGATCCGTCACAAGCCCCTTGA
- the smpB gene encoding SsrA-binding protein SmpB yields the protein MTKETDDQYKVVATNRKAYHDYFIEEKFEAGMVLKGTEVKSLRDRRVNLQDSYASVKEGEVFLHHCHISPYSHGNLMNHDPIRTRKLLLHRKEINKLLGKTQQKGLTLVPLRIYFSARGQAKVELGLAKGKKQHDRRASIKAREAGREVERAMKERK from the coding sequence ATGACCAAAGAGACAGACGATCAGTACAAAGTCGTGGCCACAAATCGGAAGGCCTATCACGACTACTTTATCGAGGAAAAGTTCGAGGCGGGGATGGTCCTGAAAGGCACCGAGGTGAAATCGTTGCGCGATCGGCGTGTGAACTTACAAGACAGCTACGCGAGCGTCAAAGAAGGGGAGGTTTTTCTTCACCACTGCCACATCAGTCCGTATAGTCATGGTAATCTCATGAACCATGATCCGATCAGGACCCGTAAATTGCTCCTTCACCGCAAAGAGATCAACAAGCTTCTTGGCAAAACCCAGCAGAAAGGTCTCACGCTCGTACCTCTCCGCATCTACTTTTCAGCTCGAGGCCAGGCCAAGGTCGAACTGGGGCTGGCAAAAGGGAAGAAACAACATGATCGTCGTGCGTCGATCAAGGCTCGAGAGGCGGGACGAGAGGTTGAACGAGCGATGAAAGAGAGAAAATAG
- a CDS encoding response regulator transcription factor, whose amino-acid sequence MRILLVEDDADLAQFIRKGLKEEQYAVDVAIDGEEGLELAFNNAYDLFILDIGLPKLDGLALCRRIRDKGNMTPVLLLTARNTVEDKVSGFDTGADQFLPKPFAFVELLAQIRALLRRGSTQQIVQLQVADLRLDPASHRVWRAGKEIALTNKEYALLEFLLRNKNRVLTRTAIIEHVWDISYDPMTNIVDAHIRALRAKIDRDFSPPLIATVRGAGYMLEEPDAPA is encoded by the coding sequence ATGCGAATTCTCTTAGTTGAAGATGATGCGGATCTCGCGCAATTTATCCGAAAAGGGTTGAAAGAAGAGCAATACGCGGTTGATGTCGCCATCGACGGTGAGGAAGGGTTGGAACTTGCGTTCAACAATGCGTACGATCTTTTCATTCTCGACATCGGGCTTCCCAAGCTCGATGGCCTCGCCCTGTGCCGCCGGATTCGCGATAAGGGGAACATGACACCGGTGTTGCTCCTGACCGCCCGCAACACCGTAGAGGACAAGGTCTCGGGGTTTGATACCGGTGCGGATCAATTTCTGCCGAAGCCATTCGCCTTCGTGGAGCTGTTGGCGCAAATACGGGCACTCCTACGGCGTGGCAGTACACAACAAATCGTCCAACTGCAGGTGGCCGATCTGAGACTGGATCCGGCTTCTCATCGCGTCTGGCGCGCCGGAAAAGAGATCGCACTCACCAATAAGGAATACGCGCTCCTCGAATTTCTCTTACGGAACAAGAATCGAGTCCTGACGCGTACCGCGATCATCGAACATGTCTGGGACATCAGTTATGACCCCATGACGAACATCGTCGACGCCCACATTCGGGCCCTCCGCGCGAAGATCGACCGAGACTTTTCCCCGCCCCTGATCGCCACCGTACGAGGCGCCGGATATATGCTTGAAGAGCCGGATGCGCCTGCATGA
- a CDS encoding ferredoxin:thioredoxin reductase, translating to MAEPTPGSLEKIRKFVEGFAEKSGTTMHPNSAVTEAVVNGLAMHIDELGKPLCPCNFYQDKQAEAKLRRWICACDEMQIYKYCHCLLFVREDGMPITEYLPEGHEGREVYGVVTDPTPEKGRALKHKAISSPLVSDESPASPT from the coding sequence ATGGCTGAGCCAACACCGGGAAGCCTTGAGAAAATACGAAAGTTTGTGGAAGGGTTTGCGGAAAAGAGCGGCACCACCATGCATCCTAACTCCGCCGTGACCGAGGCGGTCGTCAACGGATTGGCGATGCACATCGATGAACTGGGGAAGCCCCTCTGTCCGTGCAATTTCTATCAGGACAAACAAGCCGAAGCCAAGCTCCGACGTTGGATCTGTGCTTGCGACGAAATGCAGATCTACAAGTACTGTCACTGCCTCCTCTTTGTTCGCGAAGATGGGATGCCGATCACGGAGTATTTGCCGGAAGGCCACGAGGGACGCGAGGTCTATGGCGTCGTCACCGATCCGACGCCAGAGAAGGGTCGCGCCCTCAAACATAAGGCCATCTCCTCTCCACTCGTGTCTGACGAGTCGCCAGCCTCCCCGACATGA
- a CDS encoding VWA domain-containing protein, producing MTRLPQATGRPDAAEQVLTLLDELHELSGKTATAAVEALPALDRRARLGDIILWLDLGVALAESSGASALKYFKDSPLLLGLIEPAHARVEVLTIGLELAEQDANVALEYIRHAPQILADVPTTHLRPWLDIGMELTQVNVVVGLEFIRQISRLTSVLPVESVRDWATVGMKLIVPNSLGKPDYMATMEFLRTSPSILGQIEQATVRAKVVSLCLLLAERSPESSIAWLADSPNLLRAVPSEAWQIKLLQYGSLLAEKHVEATIGYLQRAPELIQLLGDGPEAVSKFENWFTTGMEVLAYSPDAARAFFAVESQKALASVEQALSGVPFRQVARRVTLFVQGLCGTDVAVTALPDSVMAPGRATVSTDGKSISLPALLRRYPTAAENERLYLVMAAHEAGHVEFGTYRLTLDTLGDLVDTVGERYGRSSEARPETLNALFQRYPQALLVRDLWVVLEDARIECLLQAEYPGLRRDLARLAAGSITPRDPTHGVTVKEVVVDCLLRLSTGETEAVAVPQAVKEEVSILWGMSQAVLKTTATAEDVVRVVDAVYVKLEELLAARGEMITIERDEDPKDGQEEQPSPTQPGDQYRPVTDVAYRGSMNPEFITWNQAPLEQSPEPPVPPENASTENPRRGQEPRANERLSEGRSLPSLVEESVTLETDARSGREVRAHEGQAVLYPEWDHRIDDYRMNWSRVSECSADIGSDEFVTATLAAQRSAIRSLRRFFEGLRPPACRRVTGQPDGDEVDLDAVVRRAGEQRAGREGDDRIYIRREKRERDVAVAFLVDVSASTSRTLDHGRRVIDVEKEGLVLLCEALEAVGDQYGLYAYSGQGRAMVDFLTVKDFDERLGASTAHRLGGLTPRHQNRDGAAIRHATTKLLRRDAKNRILMLLSDGRPLDDGYKDEYALEDTKMALREARVRGVEAFCVTIDRESESYLGRMYADTRYCVVSTVETLPSKLPRIYRQLTA from the coding sequence ATGACTCGGTTGCCTCAGGCTACGGGTCGACCGGATGCGGCGGAACAAGTATTGACCCTGCTGGATGAACTGCACGAATTATCAGGGAAAACAGCCACCGCGGCGGTCGAAGCGCTCCCTGCATTGGACCGTCGCGCCAGGTTAGGAGATATCATCTTGTGGCTTGATCTTGGGGTGGCCTTAGCTGAGTCGTCAGGTGCATCCGCGCTCAAATATTTTAAAGATAGCCCCTTGTTGCTGGGGCTCATCGAACCGGCTCATGCGCGAGTTGAGGTCCTGACGATCGGTCTGGAACTGGCTGAGCAAGACGCCAACGTGGCGCTCGAATATATTCGGCATGCTCCACAGATTCTCGCAGATGTCCCCACGACCCACTTGCGCCCCTGGCTCGACATCGGCATGGAACTCACACAAGTCAACGTGGTCGTCGGTCTCGAATTTATTAGGCAAATCTCCAGGCTTACCTCCGTGCTGCCGGTAGAGAGCGTACGGGACTGGGCCACCGTGGGCATGAAATTGATTGTGCCGAACAGCCTAGGGAAGCCGGACTATATGGCGACTATGGAGTTTCTCAGGACCAGCCCCTCCATTCTTGGGCAGATAGAACAGGCGACCGTTCGTGCCAAAGTCGTCTCTCTTTGCCTCTTGTTGGCCGAGCGATCTCCGGAATCCAGCATCGCCTGGCTTGCGGATTCACCCAACCTCTTACGCGCAGTACCGTCGGAAGCATGGCAGATCAAGCTCTTGCAGTACGGGTCCCTGCTAGCCGAGAAGCATGTGGAGGCGACTATCGGCTATCTACAGCGTGCGCCGGAACTCATCCAATTGCTCGGAGATGGGCCTGAGGCCGTCTCAAAATTTGAGAATTGGTTCACGACCGGAATGGAAGTGCTGGCCTACAGTCCGGACGCAGCACGCGCCTTTTTCGCAGTCGAGTCCCAGAAAGCGCTGGCCTCGGTCGAGCAGGCGTTAAGTGGGGTGCCGTTTCGACAGGTCGCGCGAAGAGTCACGTTGTTTGTCCAGGGGCTCTGCGGAACCGATGTGGCCGTGACGGCGCTTCCGGATTCAGTGATGGCTCCAGGCCGAGCGACGGTCAGCACAGACGGAAAGTCCATTTCTTTGCCGGCGCTGCTTCGCCGATATCCGACTGCCGCAGAGAACGAGCGCCTCTACCTCGTGATGGCGGCGCACGAAGCCGGACATGTAGAATTCGGCACCTATCGGCTGACGCTCGATACGCTCGGCGATCTGGTCGATACCGTAGGAGAGCGTTACGGTCGATCCAGCGAGGCCAGACCCGAGACGCTGAATGCCTTGTTCCAGCGTTACCCTCAGGCACTCCTCGTCAGGGATCTCTGGGTCGTATTGGAAGATGCTCGCATCGAGTGCTTGTTGCAAGCGGAGTATCCTGGCCTTCGGCGTGATCTTGCGCGGTTGGCCGCCGGATCCATCACCCCGCGCGATCCCACGCATGGGGTGACGGTCAAGGAAGTGGTCGTCGACTGCCTCTTGAGGCTTTCGACAGGTGAAACGGAAGCTGTGGCAGTCCCACAGGCGGTGAAGGAGGAAGTCTCCATCCTCTGGGGCATGAGCCAGGCCGTTCTGAAGACGACGGCCACGGCGGAAGACGTCGTTCGGGTGGTCGACGCCGTGTATGTGAAATTGGAGGAACTTTTGGCGGCTCGTGGGGAGATGATTACTATCGAACGAGATGAGGACCCAAAGGATGGACAAGAGGAGCAACCTTCACCTACGCAACCAGGTGACCAATACCGCCCAGTGACCGATGTCGCCTATCGTGGCTCGATGAATCCGGAGTTCATCACATGGAACCAGGCACCACTCGAACAAAGTCCGGAGCCTCCGGTACCCCCCGAGAATGCTTCGACAGAAAATCCCCGGCGTGGCCAGGAGCCCAGAGCTAACGAGCGCTTGAGCGAGGGACGATCCTTGCCGTCCTTGGTCGAAGAGAGCGTGACTCTCGAGACTGATGCTCGATCGGGACGAGAGGTCCGGGCGCATGAAGGACAAGCTGTGCTGTACCCCGAGTGGGACCATCGGATTGACGATTACCGGATGAATTGGAGCCGTGTCAGCGAATGCTCCGCGGATATCGGATCTGATGAGTTCGTCACGGCGACGTTGGCGGCGCAGCGGAGTGCCATTCGGTCGCTCCGGCGGTTTTTTGAGGGGTTGCGTCCTCCCGCATGTCGACGCGTTACTGGGCAACCGGACGGGGACGAGGTGGATCTTGATGCGGTGGTTCGACGGGCCGGAGAACAGCGCGCGGGCAGAGAAGGCGACGATCGGATCTACATTCGTCGAGAAAAGCGTGAGCGCGATGTGGCGGTGGCGTTTCTTGTCGATGTGAGTGCATCGACCAGCCGGACCCTCGACCATGGGCGTCGAGTGATCGATGTAGAAAAAGAAGGACTGGTGCTCCTCTGTGAAGCACTGGAAGCCGTTGGCGATCAGTATGGATTGTATGCCTACTCCGGCCAGGGACGTGCTATGGTCGACTTTCTCACGGTCAAGGATTTTGACGAGCGGCTTGGCGCCTCGACCGCGCATCGGCTGGGAGGCCTGACTCCCCGCCATCAGAATCGTGATGGAGCGGCGATACGGCACGCCACCACCAAGTTACTACGGCGCGACGCAAAAAACCGTATCCTCATGTTGTTGAGTGACGGACGACCGTTGGACGATGGCTACAAGGATGAATATGCGCTGGAAGATACGAAGATGGCCCTGCGCGAGGCACGAGTGCGGGGAGTGGAGGCTTTTTGCGTGACGATTGATCGGGAATCGGAAAGCTATCTTGGCCGCATGTATGCTGACACGCGGTATTGCGTCGTCAGCACTGTCGAAACCCTTCCCTCCAAGCTCCCTCGTATCTACCGGCAATTGACGGCGTAA
- the mdh gene encoding malate dehydrogenase has translation MVQPKITVVGAGNVGGTTAQRLAEKDLYDVVLVDIAKGVAQGKALDISQAGPVCGYNTRVVGTNEYIETAGSSIAVITSGMARKPGMSRDELLATNAKIVKSVVTELVSHSPEIILILVTNPLDAMVHVARTVSGLPSSRIIGMAGVLDSARMRTFIAAELNVSVTDVQAMVLGGHGDTMVPLPRYTTVKGQPVSDLMTKEKLEAIVKRTRDGGAEIVGLLKTGSAFYAPSASAVAMVDAIYKDQKQVMPCAVLCDGEYGLKNVVVGVPVKIGRGGAEQIVEYELTSDERAALETSANAVRELCGTVDRLMA, from the coding sequence ATGGTGCAACCGAAAATTACAGTGGTAGGAGCGGGGAACGTCGGAGGGACGACGGCACAACGGTTGGCGGAGAAGGATCTCTATGACGTGGTGCTGGTCGATATTGCCAAAGGAGTCGCACAGGGCAAGGCGCTCGATATTTCTCAAGCCGGGCCGGTCTGCGGGTACAACACGCGAGTCGTCGGGACGAACGAGTACATCGAAACCGCCGGATCGTCGATCGCCGTTATCACATCCGGCATGGCGAGAAAGCCGGGCATGAGTCGCGACGAGCTGTTGGCGACGAATGCGAAAATCGTGAAATCGGTCGTGACAGAGTTAGTCTCCCACTCGCCGGAGATCATCTTGATCCTGGTCACCAATCCCTTGGATGCCATGGTCCATGTGGCGCGTACGGTCAGCGGTCTTCCCTCATCACGAATCATAGGCATGGCCGGCGTATTGGACTCGGCAAGGATGCGCACGTTCATCGCTGCGGAACTGAATGTGTCGGTGACGGATGTTCAAGCAATGGTCTTGGGCGGACATGGCGATACAATGGTGCCCTTACCACGGTATACGACCGTGAAGGGACAGCCGGTGTCGGACCTCATGACGAAGGAGAAGCTGGAGGCGATCGTCAAGCGCACGCGCGACGGAGGCGCCGAAATCGTCGGCCTCCTGAAAACGGGCAGTGCCTTCTATGCGCCGTCCGCCTCGGCTGTGGCCATGGTGGACGCGATCTACAAGGACCAGAAGCAGGTGATGCCCTGCGCGGTGCTCTGTGACGGGGAGTATGGGCTGAAGAACGTCGTGGTCGGTGTGCCGGTGAAAATCGGCCGTGGCGGAGCCGAACAGATCGTGGAGTATGAGCTGACGAGCGACGAACGAGCGGCATTGGAGACATCGGCCAATGCGGTTCGGGAGCTCTGTGGCACTGTCGATCGACTGATGGCCTAA
- a CDS encoding urate hydroxylase PuuD: MIYLGLTGISAGEADWGQMILRWIHFLAGITWIGLLYFFNIINAAFLKSLDGPTKNIVIPKLMPAALNWFRHGATVTVVAGVFLYGHMYHKGGTGAVALAIGGLLGIIMMGNVHGIIWPNQKKIIAAVTAAGQGTPAPPEMAQWGRTALLASRVNFLLSIPMLFFMGAGSHFR, encoded by the coding sequence ATGATATACCTGGGGTTAACGGGCATCAGCGCTGGCGAAGCCGACTGGGGCCAGATGATTCTTCGCTGGATTCACTTCCTGGCCGGAATCACGTGGATCGGGCTTCTGTACTTTTTCAACATCATCAATGCCGCGTTCTTGAAGAGCCTGGATGGGCCGACCAAGAACATCGTGATTCCGAAGCTCATGCCGGCGGCACTCAACTGGTTCCGGCACGGAGCCACCGTGACCGTCGTGGCCGGAGTGTTCTTGTACGGGCACATGTATCACAAAGGCGGAACAGGAGCTGTGGCCTTGGCGATTGGTGGGCTGCTCGGCATCATCATGATGGGCAATGTCCATGGCATCATCTGGCCGAACCAGAAGAAGATTATTGCCGCTGTCACCGCGGCTGGGCAGGGAACACCTGCGCCGCCTGAAATGGCGCAATGGGGACGCACAGCCTTGCTGGCCTCCCGTGTGAATTTCCTGCTCTCGATTCCCATGTTGTTCTTCATGGGAGCGGGCAGTCACTTCCGATAA
- the nuoF gene encoding NADH-quinone oxidoreductase subunit NuoF, with the protein MSTAAEPRLVQQIEGAPWEIEGYLKVGGYDAWKRCVKDMKADHVIDELKKSGLRGRGGAGFPTGIKWDKVLNHRVKERYFVCNAGEHEPGTFKDRHLLKTLPHQLIEGCLIASYTVQAKASFIYVNHEYHEEQQNLKKALAQAKERGLLGKNVLGSGFDIELEIFDGHGSYVAGEETAMLESMQGRPAMPRQKPPFYPTDFGLYGKPTLVNNVETLCNIPRILYKGASWFTQVGTEKCPGTMMFSLSGSVNRPGVYEMPMGVTIRDLIEQCGGGVPSGRKIKAVFPGGPAFSMVTADQVDLPMDFDSLKKAGTGLGSAGVIVVDDGSCMVAKTLHYSNFFKNESCGQCPPCRMGTMNLAALMTKIEAGQGTQKDLDSMLQLCGFVKGTGYCTLVTGASVLVQSSLKLFRQEYEDHIRLQRCPYQEVPAEVAVQS; encoded by the coding sequence ATGTCTACAGCCGCTGAACCACGCCTTGTCCAACAGATCGAGGGAGCTCCTTGGGAGATCGAGGGGTATCTCAAGGTTGGTGGCTATGATGCCTGGAAGCGTTGTGTGAAGGACATGAAGGCGGATCACGTAATTGATGAGCTGAAGAAATCCGGTTTACGAGGTCGTGGTGGTGCAGGATTTCCAACGGGCATCAAATGGGACAAGGTCCTCAACCACCGGGTGAAAGAGCGCTATTTCGTCTGTAATGCTGGTGAACACGAACCAGGTACCTTTAAAGACCGCCATTTGTTGAAAACCTTGCCTCACCAGTTGATCGAAGGCTGTTTAATCGCGTCCTACACGGTACAGGCAAAAGCCTCTTTCATTTACGTCAATCATGAGTACCATGAGGAGCAGCAGAATCTGAAAAAAGCCCTGGCCCAAGCAAAAGAACGGGGACTCCTCGGGAAGAACGTGCTTGGCAGTGGGTTTGATATTGAGCTGGAAATCTTTGATGGCCATGGCAGCTACGTGGCGGGCGAAGAGACGGCGATGCTCGAGTCGATGCAGGGCCGTCCGGCGATGCCCAGGCAGAAGCCCCCGTTCTATCCGACGGACTTCGGTCTCTATGGGAAGCCGACCCTCGTCAATAACGTGGAGACGCTCTGCAACATCCCGCGGATTCTCTACAAGGGCGCCTCGTGGTTCACGCAGGTGGGCACGGAGAAATGTCCCGGCACGATGATGTTTTCACTCAGTGGCTCGGTCAATCGGCCAGGGGTGTATGAAATGCCGATGGGCGTGACAATCCGTGATCTGATCGAGCAATGCGGTGGTGGCGTCCCCAGTGGCCGCAAGATCAAGGCGGTCTTTCCGGGCGGCCCGGCGTTTTCCATGGTCACGGCGGATCAGGTGGATTTGCCCATGGACTTTGATTCGTTGAAGAAGGCTGGCACAGGGTTGGGGTCGGCCGGGGTGATCGTCGTCGACGATGGGAGCTGCATGGTAGCCAAGACGCTGCACTATTCCAATTTTTTCAAGAACGAGAGCTGCGGTCAGTGCCCTCCCTGTCGGATGGGAACGATGAACCTGGCCGCACTGATGACGAAGATTGAGGCGGGCCAGGGTACGCAAAAAGACCTCGACAGCATGCTTCAGCTCTGTGGATTTGTGAAAGGAACCGGATACTGTACGCTGGTCACCGGTGCATCGGTATTGGTGCAAAGCAGTCTGAAGTTATTCCGGCAGGAATATGAGGATCATATCCGGCTGCAACGCTGTCCCTATCAGGAAGTCCCGGCCGAAGTTGCCGTGCAATCATAG
- a CDS encoding (2Fe-2S)-binding protein codes for MPRVTFLHSNGRSGEVEENISLLAAAKEVGFRLDHDCGGNASCTTCRVEVQAGHEHLSEIDFDEQDLLDREALTDPQHRLACQARVLGDVVVRVPETKWENQKTTTTEAWG; via the coding sequence ATGCCACGCGTGACCTTCCTCCATTCAAACGGGCGTAGCGGAGAGGTAGAGGAAAACATCTCGTTGCTTGCTGCGGCGAAGGAAGTGGGTTTTCGATTGGACCACGACTGCGGAGGTAATGCCTCTTGCACGACTTGCCGTGTTGAGGTTCAGGCAGGGCATGAACATCTTTCAGAAATCGATTTCGACGAGCAAGACCTGCTCGATCGTGAAGCATTGACGGACCCGCAGCATCGCTTAGCCTGTCAGGCGCGTGTCCTGGGTGATGTCGTCGTGCGTGTTCCAGAAACCAAATGGGAGAACCAAAAAACTACGACGACCGAGGCGTGGGGTTGA